From Candidatus Palauibacter australiensis, the proteins below share one genomic window:
- a CDS encoding PIN domain-containing protein produces MTTLVIDASVWVSAADATDGLSESSRAFLSLVVDRELPISLPELAKLEIACALARRLRDAQRGRRLADRMLGSPLVTVYPLNRTMLRHALTVGTRGFLRSGDAPYAALADWLRAEVVSWDGELIRRAGASTPTDWIERNE; encoded by the coding sequence GTGACGACGCTGGTCATTGACGCGAGCGTGTGGGTCTCGGCTGCAGACGCGACCGATGGATTGTCGGAGTCGAGCCGAGCCTTTCTCTCCCTGGTCGTGGATCGAGAGCTCCCGATTTCTCTTCCGGAGCTGGCAAAGTTGGAGATCGCCTGTGCGCTCGCCCGGAGGCTGCGCGATGCCCAGCGCGGCCGGCGCCTGGCTGATCGAATGTTGGGCTCTCCGCTGGTCACCGTGTACCCATTGAACCGGACCATGCTGCGGCACGCCCTCACGGTGGGCACCCGGGGTTTTCTGCGCTCCGGTGACGCTCCCTACGCAGCCCTGGCCGACTGGCTGCGTGCCGAGGTCGTGTCGTGGGATGGCGAGCTGATCAGGCGGGCCGGGGCTTCCACTCCGACCGATTGGATCGAGCGGAACGAGTAG
- a CDS encoding prolyl oligopeptidase family serine peptidase, whose translation MNWTLASRFRTLATLAALGGLAFVLPSSASSQERPLVTPDDYGRWERLGGVEVSPLGDWIAYEVTRVDETSELRVRRIEEDSARVFPWGADPRFSPDGRWLAWAIGLPPEERERLAESDEPVREKASVMDLETGEIREFDAVSEGHFDASGRYVALRGYSPDEPAGKGADLRIVTLATGTETSFGNVSEMAWSPGGSLLALAIATGADVGNGVQVYDADAGILRSADASGSAYRSLRWRDDSADLAALRSREAASADGAAYDVLAWRGLDRGVETMVLGADAAGIPDTLEAVRRRAPAWSDDGRMISLGLRPIEPEAEDDEPESEDAPAADAEPDLPGLQIWHTRDVRLFPEQRVSENRDAARSLLAVWHLEDDRVVVLGSDLMGGAQLLEGWEYALEDSSDPYPWGAKFGRPYHDVWATDADTGERRRLLTRVRYEWPSAGGDWLLSWDGSAYHSLHIATGERHDLTSALAAEFADTGYDTPTDVTPPHNFGPGGWLDGDGAVLLYDEHDMWRVAPDGSGGERLTRGAETGIVHRLTRVTDDDEPGIDPDSRPYLSLYNPKTEQRGYARLAGGWANAPDGDLAVTLMLEEARLAGLTRADSADVLLYRSERFDDPPDYFVAGPDLADPARVTAINPFIDEVAWGRAELVDFTSESGRDLQFVLLLPANHEDGRAVPTIVYTYEVLSPQMHLFEVPSERDYYNYTAWTQHGYAVLLPDIVYRARDPGVSALESVRAAVAKAVEMGVTDPDAVGLIGHSWGGYQATFLPTRTDIFAASVAGAPLTDFVSFMGQLHWNPGIAEVSHWETGQARMEVPFWEDPEAHRRNSPIHEVQNMETPLLMAFGDEDGVVDWDQGTEFFNFARRAEKQMVLLVYEGEDHGFREEANQKDYHRRILEWFGHYLKGEPAPAWITEGVALDALEEEKKRVAGKP comes from the coding sequence ATGAATTGGACCCTCGCCTCCCGTTTCCGGACGCTTGCGACGCTCGCCGCGCTTGGCGGTCTCGCGTTCGTCCTCCCGTCCTCCGCTTCCTCCCAGGAGCGGCCGCTCGTCACGCCGGACGACTATGGCCGCTGGGAGCGGCTCGGCGGGGTCGAGGTCTCGCCGCTCGGTGACTGGATCGCCTACGAGGTCACGCGGGTGGACGAGACGTCGGAACTCCGTGTGCGCAGGATCGAGGAGGACTCGGCTCGGGTCTTTCCGTGGGGTGCGGATCCGCGGTTCTCCCCCGACGGGCGCTGGCTGGCCTGGGCCATCGGGCTGCCGCCGGAGGAACGGGAGCGGCTTGCGGAGAGCGACGAGCCCGTCCGCGAGAAAGCCTCTGTGATGGATCTGGAAACCGGGGAAATCCGCGAGTTCGACGCGGTCTCCGAGGGGCACTTCGACGCCTCCGGGCGGTACGTGGCGCTGCGGGGCTATTCGCCGGACGAGCCCGCGGGCAAGGGCGCCGACCTCCGCATCGTCACGCTGGCGACGGGGACGGAGACCTCCTTCGGGAACGTGAGCGAGATGGCCTGGAGTCCGGGCGGATCCCTGCTGGCGCTCGCCATCGCGACGGGCGCCGATGTGGGCAACGGCGTGCAGGTGTATGACGCCGATGCCGGGATCCTGCGCTCGGCCGACGCTTCCGGTTCCGCCTACCGCAGCCTCCGCTGGCGCGACGACTCGGCGGACCTGGCCGCTCTCCGCTCCCGGGAAGCCGCTTCCGCCGACGGCGCCGCCTACGACGTCCTGGCGTGGCGCGGCCTGGACCGTGGGGTCGAGACGATGGTCCTCGGCGCCGACGCGGCCGGCATCCCGGACACGCTCGAGGCGGTCCGGCGCCGCGCCCCCGCCTGGTCGGACGACGGCCGCATGATCTCCCTCGGGCTCCGCCCGATCGAGCCGGAAGCGGAGGACGACGAGCCGGAGAGCGAGGACGCCCCGGCCGCCGACGCCGAGCCCGACCTTCCCGGCCTGCAGATCTGGCACACGCGCGATGTCCGCCTCTTCCCGGAGCAGCGGGTCTCGGAGAACCGCGACGCCGCGCGCTCGCTGCTCGCGGTCTGGCACCTCGAGGACGACCGCGTGGTCGTCCTCGGGTCCGACCTCATGGGCGGGGCTCAACTCCTGGAAGGCTGGGAGTACGCGCTGGAGGACAGCAGCGATCCCTACCCCTGGGGCGCGAAGTTCGGCCGTCCGTACCACGACGTGTGGGCGACCGACGCGGACACGGGCGAGCGCCGCCGACTCCTGACCCGCGTGCGCTACGAGTGGCCGAGCGCAGGCGGCGACTGGCTGCTCTCGTGGGACGGCTCCGCCTACCACAGCCTCCACATCGCCACGGGCGAACGGCATGACCTGACATCGGCCCTGGCCGCCGAGTTCGCGGACACCGGCTACGATACGCCCACCGACGTCACCCCTCCGCACAATTTCGGTCCCGGCGGCTGGCTCGACGGGGACGGCGCGGTCCTCCTCTACGACGAGCACGACATGTGGCGCGTCGCGCCCGACGGCTCGGGAGGCGAGCGGCTGACGCGCGGCGCCGAGACGGGGATCGTCCACCGGCTGACCCGCGTCACCGATGACGACGAGCCCGGCATCGACCCGGACTCGCGCCCTTACCTGTCCCTCTACAACCCGAAGACGGAGCAGCGCGGCTACGCCCGCCTGGCCGGCGGCTGGGCCAACGCGCCGGATGGGGATCTGGCCGTGACCCTGATGCTGGAGGAGGCGCGCCTGGCCGGGCTCACCCGCGCCGACAGCGCCGACGTCCTGCTCTACCGCTCCGAGCGCTTCGATGACCCGCCGGACTACTTCGTCGCGGGCCCCGACCTCGCCGACCCCGCCCGGGTGACCGCGATCAACCCCTTCATCGATGAAGTGGCGTGGGGCCGGGCGGAACTCGTCGACTTCACGAGCGAGTCGGGCCGCGACCTCCAGTTCGTCCTCCTCCTCCCCGCGAACCACGAAGACGGCCGCGCGGTCCCCACGATCGTGTACACGTACGAGGTCCTCTCGCCGCAGATGCACCTGTTCGAGGTCCCCAGCGAGCGCGACTACTACAACTACACGGCCTGGACCCAGCACGGGTACGCGGTGCTCCTGCCGGACATCGTGTACCGGGCGCGGGATCCGGGCGTGAGCGCGTTGGAGTCCGTGCGCGCGGCGGTGGCGAAGGCGGTCGAGATGGGGGTCACGGACCCGGACGCGGTCGGCCTCATCGGGCACTCGTGGGGCGGCTACCAGGCGACCTTCCTGCCCACGCGCACCGACATCTTCGCGGCGTCCGTGGCGGGCGCGCCGCTCACCGACTTCGTCAGCTTCATGGGCCAGCTCCACTGGAACCCGGGCATCGCCGAAGTGAGCCACTGGGAGACCGGCCAGGCCCGCATGGAGGTGCCGTTCTGGGAGGACCCCGAGGCGCACCGGCGGAATTCGCCCATCCACGAGGTGCAGAACATGGAGACGCCGCTGCTGATGGCGTTCGGCGACGAGGACGGCGTGGTGGACTGGGACCAGGGGACCGAGTTCTTCAACTTCGCCCGCCGCGCCGAGAAGCAGATGGTGCTCCTGGTCTATGAGGGGGAGGACCACGGTTTCCGGGAGGAGGCGAACCAGAAGGACTACCACCGGCGCATCCTCGAGTGGTTCGGGCACTACCTCAAGGGCGAGCCTGCCCCCGCGTGGATCACGGAAGGCGTGGCGCTCGACGCGCTGGAGGAGGAGAAGAAGCGCGTGGCCGGGAAACCGTGA
- a CDS encoding DUF3667 domain-containing protein, with product MTPAGARTCPNCGRDRPESFCAHCGQSDRDYARALRSVAGEFVRETFEVDSRLFRTLKLLMFRPGSLTREFSRNRRAGFVSPVRLYIFASFIFFLLLSLLGNLGEELEIVEEDRIIATEEDQADAGEEDQADATAQLATEEQLAAFRAALSPEQRRKADDILARPAGSSRQALLALAQAGNLEERHWTLRFFVLAVLDIVHDPSIMPRRFLANMPIAMFCLLPFLGLILAVFHFRKKRFYVEHLVFAIHVQTFTFLVYAVALLLPESGPGLWVRVGCLLVPYPYFVIALRRYYDNGWVLSVAKSVGVYVLYSMALIPASLLSILVTG from the coding sequence GTGACGCCCGCAGGCGCGCGTACCTGCCCGAACTGCGGGCGCGACCGGCCCGAGAGCTTCTGCGCCCACTGTGGCCAGAGCGACCGGGACTACGCCCGCGCGCTCCGCTCCGTGGCCGGCGAGTTCGTGCGCGAGACGTTCGAGGTGGACTCCCGCCTCTTCCGCACGTTGAAGCTCCTCATGTTCCGCCCCGGAAGCCTCACCCGCGAGTTCTCCCGCAACCGCCGCGCCGGCTTCGTGTCGCCGGTCAGGCTCTACATCTTCGCCAGCTTCATCTTCTTCCTCCTCCTGTCGCTGCTGGGGAACCTCGGCGAAGAGCTCGAGATTGTCGAGGAGGATCGGATAATCGCGACCGAGGAGGATCAGGCGGACGCGGGCGAGGAGGACCAGGCGGACGCGACCGCCCAGCTCGCGACGGAAGAGCAGCTCGCGGCCTTCAGGGCGGCGCTATCCCCGGAACAACGGAGGAAGGCCGACGACATTCTCGCCCGGCCGGCCGGCAGTTCCCGGCAGGCTCTTCTTGCCTTGGCCCAGGCGGGGAACCTCGAGGAGCGGCACTGGACCCTGAGGTTCTTCGTGCTGGCGGTGCTCGACATCGTTCACGATCCCTCGATCATGCCCCGGCGTTTCCTCGCGAACATGCCGATCGCGATGTTCTGCCTGCTTCCGTTCCTCGGGCTGATCCTCGCCGTCTTCCATTTTCGGAAGAAGCGTTTCTACGTAGAGCACCTGGTCTTTGCCATCCATGTCCAGACGTTCACGTTTCTCGTCTACGCGGTCGCGCTTCTGCTCCCCGAATCGGGGCCGGGGCTCTGGGTCCGCGTGGGGTGTCTGCTGGTTCCGTACCCCTACTTCGTCATCGCCCTCCGACGCTACTACGACAACGGCTGGGTTCTGTCGGTGGCGAAGTCGGTCGGCGTGTACGTGCTCTACTCGATGGCGCTGATCCCCGCGTCCCTTCTCTCCATCCTTGTGACCGGCTAG
- a CDS encoding acetylornithine deacetylase/succinyl-diaminopimelate desuccinylase family protein, protein MPHATPPTGLRREDRVLAEVETARDEIVAFTAEMIRIPTVNPPGECYRECAEFIGRRLETAGLAVEYVEAEGRPEHTADHPRVNVVGRGDADPGHPRLHLNGHFDVVPPGEEWTVDPFAGVVREGRIYGRGASDMKSGIAAAVFAVEALRRAGVELAGAVDISATVDEESGGFAGVAHLCEAGIISSDDTRYAIIPEPFGPARVCLGHRGVYWFDVIAHGHAAHGSMSHLGRSAIDDMGALLEAFRTRLAPELAGRLSALPVVPEPSRRPSLNVNAITGGQAGEATQSPCVADRCVATFDRRFIPEESFEEVRAEIERLVASVEADDPDRRFTIEERMVVHPTSAPPGSPLVAALSRAVETAVGHPPELVASPGTYDQKHFARIAGIEHCVAYGPGPLEEAHQPDESCAIDDLVACTQALALTALELLGPA, encoded by the coding sequence ATGCCCCACGCAACCCCGCCGACCGGCCTTCGCCGGGAGGACCGCGTCCTCGCCGAAGTGGAGACCGCGCGCGACGAGATCGTGGCCTTCACGGCGGAGATGATCCGGATCCCCACGGTGAATCCGCCTGGGGAGTGCTACCGGGAGTGCGCCGAGTTCATCGGCCGGCGGCTGGAGACGGCGGGCCTGGCGGTCGAGTACGTGGAGGCGGAGGGGCGCCCGGAGCACACCGCGGATCACCCGCGGGTGAACGTGGTGGGGCGGGGGGACGCCGATCCGGGACACCCGCGGCTCCACCTGAACGGCCACTTCGACGTGGTCCCGCCGGGCGAGGAGTGGACGGTCGACCCGTTCGCGGGCGTGGTGCGCGAAGGGCGCATCTACGGGCGGGGGGCGTCGGACATGAAGTCCGGGATCGCCGCCGCGGTGTTCGCGGTTGAGGCGCTGCGGCGGGCTGGAGTCGAACTCGCCGGCGCCGTGGACATCAGCGCCACCGTCGACGAGGAGAGCGGCGGCTTCGCCGGGGTCGCGCACCTGTGCGAGGCGGGGATCATCTCGAGCGACGACACCCGTTACGCGATCATCCCGGAGCCGTTCGGACCCGCCCGCGTGTGCCTGGGGCACCGGGGCGTCTACTGGTTCGACGTCATCGCGCACGGCCACGCGGCCCACGGCAGCATGAGCCACCTCGGCCGCAGCGCCATCGACGACATGGGCGCCCTGCTGGAGGCCTTCCGCACCCGGCTCGCCCCCGAACTCGCCGGGCGGCTTTCCGCGCTGCCCGTCGTGCCGGAACCCTCCCGGCGTCCCTCTCTGAACGTCAACGCGATCACCGGCGGCCAGGCCGGCGAAGCGACCCAGTCGCCCTGCGTAGCCGACCGTTGCGTCGCCACCTTCGACCGCCGCTTCATCCCCGAGGAGTCCTTCGAGGAGGTGCGCGCCGAGATCGAGCGCCTCGTCGCGTCGGTGGAAGCCGACGACCCGGACCGCCGTTTCACCATAGAGGAGCGCATGGTCGTGCACCCGACTTCCGCACCGCCCGGTTCGCCGCTCGTGGCGGCCCTCTCCCGCGCGGTGGAGACGGCCGTCGGCCACCCCCCGGAACTCGTCGCGAGCCCCGGCACCTACGACCAGAAGCACTTCGCCCGCATCGCCGGCATCGAGCACTGCGTGGCGTACGGCCCCGGCCCTCTCGAGGAGGCCCACCAGCCGGACGAGTCCTGCGCGATCGACGACCTCGTCGCGTGCACGCAGGCGCTCGCGCTCACGGCCCTCGAACTACTCGGCCCGGCCTAG